The proteins below are encoded in one region of Thioalkalivibrio sp. K90mix:
- a CDS encoding NUDIX hydrolase: MLAADVVIHHPAHPGRVLVIERRNPPHGWALPGGFVDVGESVEQAAVREALEETGLQVTLEALLGVYSDPARDPRGHTVSAVFVARGAGEARAADDAADCAWLDPDDQGQPLVFDHRRILDDYLRYRLTGETAPLRLMSPGAGPGGGT, from the coding sequence TTGCTGGCCGCGGATGTGGTGATCCATCACCCCGCCCACCCTGGCCGTGTTCTGGTGATCGAGCGGCGCAACCCGCCCCATGGCTGGGCCCTCCCCGGGGGCTTCGTGGATGTCGGTGAGTCGGTCGAGCAGGCCGCCGTGCGCGAGGCCCTGGAGGAGACGGGCCTGCAGGTCACGCTCGAAGCCCTGCTGGGTGTTTACTCCGATCCCGCACGGGATCCGCGCGGGCACACCGTCAGTGCTGTATTCGTGGCGCGCGGCGCTGGCGAGGCCCGTGCGGCCGATGATGCGGCGGACTGTGCCTGGCTGGATCCCGACGATCAGGGACAGCCCCTGGTCTTTGACCACCGGCGCATCCTCGATGACTATCTGCGCTACCGCTTGACCGGCGAAACGGCGCCGCTGCGCCTGATGTCGCCGGGGGCGGGGCCAGGGGGCGGAACATGA
- a CDS encoding RNA-binding S4 domain-containing protein: MAGAEARAAPAGGLRIDKWLWAARFFKTRALATEAVSGGKVHVNGERCKPARRVHPGDRLTIHRGQQTWEIDVRALNDQRRPAPEARELYAETSESEARREAESERRRSERAVADSAPSRRPDKRQRRQIRRFIRQDGQDE, encoded by the coding sequence TTGGCCGGGGCTGAGGCACGCGCAGCGCCCGCCGGCGGGTTGCGCATCGACAAGTGGCTTTGGGCCGCGCGCTTCTTCAAGACCCGCGCGCTGGCCACCGAGGCCGTCAGTGGCGGCAAGGTCCATGTGAACGGCGAGCGCTGCAAACCCGCTCGCCGGGTGCACCCGGGCGATCGCCTGACGATTCATCGCGGCCAGCAGACCTGGGAGATCGACGTACGGGCGCTGAATGATCAGCGTCGGCCCGCCCCCGAGGCGCGCGAGTTGTATGCCGAGACGTCGGAGAGCGAGGCCCGGCGCGAGGCCGAGTCCGAACGTCGGCGCTCGGAACGGGCGGTGGCCGACAGCGCCCCCAGTCGCCGCCCGGACAAGCGCCAGCGCCGCCAGATCCGGCGTTTCATCCGCCAGGACGGTCAAGACGAATGA
- a CDS encoding glutathione S-transferase family protein, with translation MKLPHLHLISFDLCPFVQRSVITLKYKQAPFEVTYIDLANPPDWFREQSPLGKVPILKVDHDTVLFESAVINEYVDAITPPPLMPDPPLQQARTRAWIEYLGEQTMTQYRWMTAGDEEAFEMERHAASRGLERLERELATDSLLMGHAFTLIDATLAPVLLRYSLIDDIDNPWEPEAFPRLAERWETLRDMDAVSTSVPADFAARLAAYLRAQKGFAPAHIASRLADTT, from the coding sequence ATGAAACTCCCGCATCTGCACCTGATCAGCTTTGACCTTTGTCCTTTCGTTCAGCGTAGCGTGATCACGCTGAAATACAAGCAGGCACCGTTCGAAGTGACCTATATCGATCTCGCGAACCCGCCCGACTGGTTTCGCGAGCAGTCTCCGCTCGGCAAGGTGCCGATCCTGAAGGTCGATCACGACACTGTGCTGTTCGAGTCGGCGGTGATCAACGAATACGTCGATGCCATCACCCCACCCCCTCTGATGCCGGACCCGCCGCTACAGCAGGCCCGCACGCGCGCCTGGATCGAATATCTGGGCGAGCAGACCATGACGCAGTACCGCTGGATGACAGCGGGCGACGAAGAGGCCTTCGAGATGGAGCGCCATGCGGCCTCGCGCGGGCTGGAGCGGCTGGAACGAGAACTGGCGACCGATTCGTTGCTCATGGGGCATGCCTTCACCCTGATCGACGCGACCCTCGCGCCGGTCCTGCTGCGCTACAGCCTGATCGACGACATCGACAACCCCTGGGAGCCGGAGGCGTTTCCGCGCCTGGCCGAGCGCTGGGAAACGCTGCGCGACATGGACGCGGTCTCCACCTCGGTCCCCGCCGACTTTGCGGCGCGTCTGGCCGCCTACCTGCGCGCACAGAAAGGCTTCGCCCCGGCGCACATCGCCTCGCGTCTCGCCGATACGACCTGA
- the fur gene encoding ferric iron uptake transcriptional regulator, translating into METSDLKKAGLKVTLPRMKILEILENSETRHLTAEAIYRELLDSGEEIGLATVYRVLTQFEAAGLVCRLHLEGNQAVFELERGGHHDHIVCNQCGRVEEFFDETIETRQREVARQHGFSIKDHALVLYGDCSDSACPHRPV; encoded by the coding sequence ATGGAAACAAGCGATCTCAAGAAAGCGGGGCTCAAGGTCACGCTGCCACGGATGAAGATCCTCGAGATCCTCGAGAACTCGGAAACGCGTCACCTGACCGCCGAGGCCATTTACCGCGAGCTGCTCGACTCTGGCGAGGAGATCGGGCTGGCGACAGTCTACCGCGTGCTGACCCAGTTCGAGGCTGCGGGGCTGGTCTGCCGTCTGCATCTGGAAGGCAACCAGGCCGTGTTCGAGCTGGAGCGCGGCGGACACCACGATCACATCGTCTGTAACCAGTGCGGCCGCGTCGAAGAGTTCTTCGACGAGACCATCGAGACCCGCCAGCGGGAGGTCGCGCGCCAGCACGGCTTCTCCATCAAGGACCACGCCCTGGTCCTGTACGGCGACTGCAGCGACAGCGCCTGCCCCCACCGCCCGGTCTGA